One Rubripirellula reticaptiva genomic region harbors:
- a CDS encoding DUF255 domain-containing protein: MNLRRAMACLVVLLFAIGQGSFSFSQEDATMHKHTNKLIDETSPYLLQHAHNPVDWYPWGPEAFAKAKKENKPVFLSIGYSTCYWCHVMERESFEREDVAEVMNANYVCIKVDREERPDLDQQFMIATQLVTRGSGGWPNSVWLTPDGKAWMAGTYFSHDSFKRILSQLSGIWKTRNDEVMKQAGAITDMISRAGQSPDSTKPASKELISVAIEALKSRFDSVEGGFGGAPKFPPHSALALLVDQHRREPDAAVLKMINTTLTKMSRGGVHDQIGGGFHRYSTDAKWLLPHFEKMLYDNAQLMRAYTDGYLLSEDDSYLAAVDGIVEWLSREMTSPEGGFYSAIDSESDATEGKYYVWTRDEIVSVLGKDDADVFAGVYGVLADGNFHDEASGEQSTSNILHLPKPISQFAAAAKLDESELEVRLSAMRSKLLAERQKRLYPHLDDKVLAAWNGLMIESLAYAGRTLERPDYVEAARRAADFVLGSMIIDGRLQRTSRGGQSKLDGYLNDHAFMAAALLELHRATEEAKYLDAAIDLADRMLADFQDEQAGGFFFTSRSANHAAGNEQNDFVIRSKNLGGGGNLPSGNGIAARVMLELATLTGDAKYREAANRTIEGLAGSLWASAGNADELLVALAMQLETGAAVASAAGVTVNDSLSDADLRFTANAIVGELFASQIRVGRGETVDFAIRLSIEPGWHLYGDNPGVDFVQSTTLDISSAEPFFDAKIATPKGTRKLDEVLKQNLVLYQGEVTFRATVQIAGDAPLGKQPLTFTLRSQACDASRCIAPQTTDAVFEIEVVDHS; encoded by the coding sequence ATGAATCTTCGACGTGCGATGGCTTGCTTGGTTGTTTTGCTGTTTGCGATTGGGCAAGGATCGTTTTCCTTTTCGCAAGAAGATGCGACGATGCACAAGCACACCAACAAGTTGATCGACGAAACCAGTCCGTACTTGTTGCAGCACGCGCATAACCCGGTCGATTGGTATCCGTGGGGGCCGGAAGCTTTTGCGAAAGCAAAGAAGGAGAACAAACCAGTTTTTCTTTCGATCGGTTATTCAACGTGTTACTGGTGCCACGTGATGGAACGAGAATCGTTCGAACGCGAGGATGTGGCGGAGGTTATGAATGCGAACTACGTCTGCATTAAAGTGGATCGCGAAGAACGGCCGGATCTTGATCAACAGTTCATGATCGCAACCCAGCTTGTCACAAGAGGCAGCGGAGGTTGGCCGAACTCGGTTTGGTTGACTCCAGATGGCAAGGCGTGGATGGCGGGCACCTACTTCTCTCACGATTCGTTCAAGCGAATCTTGTCGCAGTTGTCCGGCATCTGGAAAACGCGAAATGACGAAGTGATGAAGCAAGCCGGTGCGATCACGGACATGATCAGCCGCGCCGGTCAGTCGCCGGACAGTACCAAGCCTGCGTCGAAAGAGTTGATCAGCGTTGCGATCGAGGCATTGAAGTCTCGTTTCGATTCGGTGGAAGGCGGATTTGGCGGCGCGCCAAAATTTCCGCCTCATTCGGCGCTGGCTTTGTTAGTCGATCAGCACCGCCGAGAACCGGACGCTGCGGTGCTAAAGATGATCAACACAACTCTGACGAAAATGTCGCGTGGCGGTGTCCACGATCAAATTGGCGGTGGCTTTCATCGGTATTCAACCGACGCAAAATGGTTGCTGCCGCACTTTGAAAAGATGCTGTACGACAATGCGCAACTGATGCGCGCCTACACTGATGGCTATTTGCTCTCCGAAGACGATTCGTATTTGGCAGCGGTTGATGGGATTGTCGAATGGTTGAGTCGCGAAATGACCTCGCCCGAAGGAGGCTTCTATTCGGCGATTGATTCGGAAAGTGATGCCACGGAGGGCAAGTACTACGTTTGGACGCGAGACGAAATCGTATCGGTACTTGGAAAAGACGACGCGGATGTGTTCGCCGGCGTCTATGGCGTTTTAGCCGATGGTAACTTTCACGATGAAGCCAGTGGGGAGCAGTCGACTAGCAACATTCTGCATCTGCCAAAGCCGATTTCGCAATTCGCGGCCGCGGCAAAGCTTGACGAGAGTGAATTAGAGGTGCGTTTGTCCGCAATGCGTTCGAAGTTGTTGGCGGAACGGCAAAAGCGACTCTATCCGCACTTGGATGACAAGGTGTTGGCGGCTTGGAACGGGCTAATGATCGAATCGCTTGCCTATGCCGGACGTACGTTGGAACGTCCTGACTATGTCGAGGCGGCGCGACGGGCGGCGGATTTTGTATTGGGGTCGATGATCATTGATGGTCGTTTGCAGCGGACTTCACGCGGCGGTCAATCAAAGCTGGATGGATACTTGAATGATCATGCCTTCATGGCGGCCGCGCTGTTGGAATTGCATCGTGCCACCGAAGAAGCAAAGTACTTGGACGCTGCGATTGATCTTGCTGATCGAATGTTGGCCGACTTTCAAGACGAACAGGCGGGCGGGTTTTTCTTTACCTCAAGATCTGCGAATCACGCCGCTGGAAACGAACAGAATGATTTTGTGATTCGGTCGAAGAATCTTGGCGGCGGCGGTAATCTGCCGTCCGGCAACGGCATCGCTGCTCGAGTGATGCTGGAACTGGCGACTTTGACGGGTGATGCAAAGTACCGCGAGGCTGCCAATCGAACCATCGAAGGGTTGGCCGGATCGCTCTGGGCGTCTGCCGGCAACGCAGATGAGTTGCTGGTCGCGCTGGCGATGCAGCTAGAAACTGGCGCGGCTGTAGCTTCGGCCGCTGGAGTCACCGTGAACGATTCACTCAGCGATGCGGATTTGCGATTTACTGCTAACGCGATCGTGGGCGAGTTATTTGCTTCACAAATTCGGGTTGGGCGCGGCGAAACGGTCGACTTCGCAATTCGCTTGTCGATCGAACCTGGTTGGCACTTGTACGGAGACAATCCTGGCGTCGATTTCGTTCAGTCGACGACGCTGGACATTTCATCCGCCGAGCCGTTCTTTGATGCGAAGATTGCCACGCCGAAGGGGACGAGGAAACTTGATGAAGTGCTGAAGCAGAACTTGGTTCTGTACCAGGGCGAAGTCACATTCCGAGCCACGGTGCAAATAGCGGGTGATGCACCGCTTGGGAAACAGCCGTTGACGTTCACGTTACGGTCGCAGGCGTGTGATGCAAGTCGCTGTATCGCGCCGCAAACCACGGACGCGGTTTTTGAGATCGAAGTTGTTGATCATTCGTAG
- a CDS encoding DUF1501 domain-containing protein translates to MHSQLKQFNIGRRQLISGAAGGLASIALASLMTEASEASEASESNRPKIDPANPYLPRSPHFAAKAKNVIVVFCSGALSHVDTFDYKPELIRLDGQPLPGNEKLVSFQGPNGNLTKPLWQFRPRGQSGKMVSDLVPHIGDLSDDICYFHSLTNKSNTHGPAENVMNTGFAFDGFPSMGAWINFGLGSENQNLPAFVAIEDPRGMPQSGPNNWASGFLPAAFQGTPLSTTKPIRFLDRPASISAKTDRSSRELLRFLEQSHQNRFPGDQQLAARIASYELAARMQLHVPDVVDLSTEPEHIRKLYGADSANKDKAAFANNCILARRLVENGVRFVQIFNGAYASGGRINWDGHSKLKEQYDVHGEILDQPVAGLLRDLKQRGLLDSTLLVFATEFGRMPMFQAGTLGRDHNPLGFTCWMAGAGVKRGHSYGATDEFGFRATENVTTIHDFHATILHLLGFDHKRLTHYHNGIQRRLTDVHGRVIHDVLA, encoded by the coding sequence ATGCATTCACAATTAAAACAGTTCAACATCGGCCGACGCCAGTTGATCTCCGGTGCAGCCGGTGGTTTGGCATCGATCGCATTGGCTTCGTTGATGACCGAAGCATCAGAGGCATCAGAGGCATCGGAATCGAACCGTCCGAAAATTGATCCCGCCAATCCGTACTTGCCTCGCTCGCCCCATTTTGCGGCCAAGGCGAAGAACGTGATCGTGGTCTTCTGTTCGGGGGCACTCAGCCACGTTGACACCTTTGACTACAAGCCTGAGCTGATCCGATTGGATGGGCAACCACTGCCGGGGAACGAGAAGCTGGTTTCATTCCAAGGTCCGAACGGCAATCTGACGAAGCCACTCTGGCAGTTTCGCCCGCGCGGTCAATCGGGGAAAATGGTCTCGGATCTTGTGCCACATATCGGCGACCTTTCTGATGACATTTGTTACTTCCATTCGTTGACGAACAAGTCGAACACGCATGGGCCGGCTGAAAACGTCATGAACACCGGCTTTGCGTTTGACGGATTCCCAAGCATGGGGGCGTGGATCAACTTTGGGCTTGGTAGCGAGAACCAGAATTTGCCAGCGTTTGTGGCGATCGAAGATCCTCGCGGAATGCCTCAGTCGGGGCCGAACAACTGGGCCAGCGGTTTCTTACCAGCCGCTTTTCAAGGCACGCCGCTTAGCACGACCAAGCCGATTCGTTTTCTGGATCGACCGGCTTCGATCTCGGCAAAAACGGACCGCTCGTCTCGTGAGCTTCTGCGTTTTTTAGAACAATCGCACCAAAACCGTTTTCCTGGCGATCAACAGCTTGCGGCAAGAATTGCCAGTTACGAGCTTGCCGCACGGATGCAGTTGCACGTTCCCGACGTCGTTGATCTTTCAACCGAACCTGAGCACATTCGGAAATTATACGGCGCTGATAGTGCCAACAAAGATAAGGCCGCGTTCGCCAATAACTGCATTCTGGCTCGGCGGCTTGTCGAAAACGGAGTGCGGTTTGTTCAGATCTTCAACGGAGCCTACGCGTCGGGTGGGCGAATCAATTGGGACGGGCACAGCAAGCTGAAAGAACAGTATGACGTGCACGGCGAGATTTTAGATCAACCAGTGGCAGGTCTGCTTCGTGACTTGAAACAGCGAGGCTTGCTGGACTCGACGTTACTCGTTTTTGCGACCGAGTTTGGGCGAATGCCAATGTTTCAGGCCGGTACGCTCGGTCGTGACCACAACCCGTTAGGGTTTACGTGTTGGATGGCGGGTGCAGGAGTCAAACGCGGACACAGTTATGGCGCAACGGACGAGTTTGGTTTTCGGGCGACCGAGAACGTCACCACGATCCACGATTTCCACGCGACGATCTTGCACCTGTTAGGTTTCGATCACAAACGTCTGACGCATTACCATAACGGAATCCAGCGGCGTCTGACTGATGTTCATGGTCGTGTCATTCACGACGTTCTCGCCTGA
- a CDS encoding PSD1 and planctomycete cytochrome C domain-containing protein: MAGLLIRSISFIAMTIVGCCYAVANETVEFTSDVQPILDQHCSHCHGSEEQNSGLRLDRRSSMLRGGDVGVATVVPGNPDDSFLIAVVTGTNDLEMQMPPDGERLSAAEIETLKKWVTDGAPWPGQMDATADDIDSNLWSLEPIKTFRSETVSGASTDGGGFESVIDQMIAKRLGESDLSLSPCADPTTQLRRLSLVITGLPPTPDQVALFLDDPDGVEAGYEKAVTRLLDSPAYGERWAQHWLDVIRWAETVGFETNSPRPNAWPYRDWVIDSLNHDKPYDQFVFEQIAGDTVGEDAALGFLVSGPANLPGQIGRDDEAMRQARQDELDEVIQTVSQSVLGLTVGCARCHNHKFDPILQRDYYSMQAIFAGLSFGERRLRGKTNDEFAAKVPAARDRLEKLTDESDQLRISLSLETPLDSLHTETIDPVTTSSVRMEIAATGNNGPASLYEFEVWSGETNAALATAGATASASSFELANQTRHHDNLIDGLTDRRQAFPWVASRKGPAWIQIDFPEPTTIDRVVWDRGSSQPADYVLKVLDGGSGDWLVVADTGNRYLREDDTRPAKDVTLSGKTPEQVELIVKANANLRSARANLKRLTAGPKVFAASFSDSPEPTWLLHRGDPMNRREQVVPAIPRILGDLQLKADEPEVNRRVSLARDLTRQDHPLTSRVIVNRVWQHHFGEGLVDTSSDFGEMGSRPSHPELLDALASNFVHGGWSLKSLHRQIVMSDTFRQSNRPYAAGTTVDADSRLLWRYPPRRLEAESIRDSILQASGKLNRQPGGPGFNLFKQRGGLADYQPIETFDESGWRRMIYAHKIRMQSVDVFGAFDCPDAGQMQPKRTRSITPTQSLGLLNSPFVLQQAKFFADRVRAEAGDSVSDQVSCALAIAYSRPPDVAETKRLVQFVETESLAELCRVLINSSEFLYIP, encoded by the coding sequence ATGGCAGGTCTTTTAATTCGATCGATCTCCTTCATCGCGATGACCATCGTCGGCTGTTGCTACGCCGTCGCAAACGAGACGGTGGAATTCACAAGCGACGTTCAGCCGATCCTGGACCAGCATTGCTCGCATTGTCATGGCAGTGAAGAACAAAACAGTGGCCTGCGGCTGGATCGTCGTAGTTCGATGCTGCGTGGCGGTGACGTTGGCGTCGCGACGGTCGTTCCTGGCAATCCCGACGACAGTTTCTTGATCGCCGTGGTGACCGGCACGAACGATCTCGAAATGCAGATGCCACCCGACGGTGAACGTCTTTCGGCAGCCGAAATCGAAACGCTGAAAAAGTGGGTCACCGATGGTGCGCCTTGGCCAGGCCAGATGGATGCGACCGCTGATGACATTGATTCGAACCTATGGTCGCTTGAGCCTATCAAAACGTTCCGCAGTGAAACGGTAAGCGGCGCTTCAACCGACGGTGGCGGTTTCGAGTCGGTGATCGACCAAATGATCGCAAAGAGGTTGGGCGAGTCCGACTTGTCGCTTTCGCCGTGTGCTGATCCCACGACGCAACTGCGGCGACTCAGTCTGGTCATCACCGGGTTGCCGCCGACCCCGGACCAGGTAGCACTGTTCCTTGATGACCCGGACGGCGTCGAAGCTGGCTACGAAAAGGCCGTCACTCGGCTTCTTGATTCACCGGCGTATGGCGAACGTTGGGCGCAGCACTGGCTCGACGTGATTCGGTGGGCTGAAACGGTCGGCTTCGAAACCAACTCGCCGCGGCCCAATGCGTGGCCCTATCGGGACTGGGTGATCGATTCGCTGAACCATGACAAGCCTTATGATCAGTTCGTTTTCGAACAAATTGCGGGCGACACCGTTGGCGAAGACGCCGCGTTGGGATTTCTGGTTTCCGGCCCCGCCAACTTGCCCGGCCAGATCGGTCGCGACGATGAAGCGATGCGTCAAGCTCGCCAAGATGAACTGGACGAGGTCATTCAAACGGTCAGCCAAAGTGTGCTGGGACTCACCGTTGGCTGCGCCCGCTGTCACAACCACAAGTTTGATCCAATCCTGCAACGCGATTACTACTCGATGCAAGCGATCTTTGCAGGACTAAGTTTCGGCGAGCGAAGACTTCGGGGGAAAACGAATGACGAATTTGCGGCGAAAGTACCCGCAGCACGCGATCGGTTGGAAAAATTAACGGATGAATCGGATCAACTGCGAATCTCGTTGTCGCTCGAAACGCCGCTTGATTCGCTTCACACTGAAACGATCGACCCAGTGACCACTTCATCCGTACGGATGGAGATCGCTGCGACGGGCAACAACGGACCGGCTTCGCTTTACGAGTTCGAAGTTTGGTCAGGCGAAACTAACGCGGCGTTGGCGACGGCGGGCGCGACCGCATCGGCGTCAAGTTTCGAACTGGCCAATCAGACACGTCATCACGATAATCTGATCGATGGACTAACCGATCGTCGTCAAGCGTTTCCTTGGGTTGCCAGTAGAAAGGGCCCCGCTTGGATTCAGATTGATTTTCCTGAACCGACCACGATCGATCGAGTCGTTTGGGATCGTGGCAGCAGTCAACCAGCAGACTATGTGTTGAAGGTGCTGGACGGTGGTTCGGGCGATTGGCTCGTCGTAGCCGATACCGGCAATCGATACTTGCGTGAAGACGACACTCGGCCAGCCAAAGACGTCACGCTGTCCGGCAAGACGCCCGAGCAAGTCGAATTAATCGTCAAGGCCAACGCGAATCTTCGATCCGCGCGTGCCAACTTGAAACGTTTGACGGCTGGTCCGAAAGTTTTCGCCGCTTCGTTCAGTGATTCGCCAGAACCAACATGGTTGCTGCATCGCGGTGATCCCATGAATCGCCGCGAGCAAGTAGTGCCTGCGATCCCGAGGATCTTGGGTGACTTGCAATTGAAAGCCGATGAACCCGAAGTCAATCGGCGTGTCTCACTTGCCCGCGACCTGACCAGGCAAGATCATCCGTTGACATCACGAGTGATCGTCAATCGAGTTTGGCAACACCACTTTGGCGAAGGACTGGTGGATACGTCCAGCGATTTTGGCGAGATGGGCTCGCGTCCTTCACATCCCGAATTGCTCGACGCTTTAGCGTCCAACTTTGTTCATGGCGGATGGTCGCTCAAGAGTCTGCATCGCCAGATCGTCATGTCGGATACGTTTCGCCAATCCAATCGGCCCTACGCCGCTGGGACGACGGTCGATGCCGATTCTCGATTACTTTGGCGATATCCGCCTCGCCGGTTAGAGGCCGAATCGATTCGCGACAGCATTTTGCAAGCTAGTGGAAAATTGAATCGGCAACCCGGTGGCCCTGGTTTCAATCTGTTCAAACAGCGTGGCGGTTTAGCTGACTACCAGCCGATCGAAACGTTCGATGAAAGTGGATGGCGGCGGATGATTTACGCGCACAAAATCCGCATGCAGTCCGTTGATGTATTCGGTGCGTTCGACTGTCCAGATGCGGGACAGATGCAGCCCAAGCGAACTCGCTCGATCACGCCAACTCAGTCACTTGGACTGCTGAACAGTCCGTTCGTGTTGCAACAAGCGAAATTTTTTGCCGATCGAGTTCGTGCCGAAGCCGGTGACTCGGTCAGCGATCAGGTGAGTTGTGCGCTGGCGATCGCGTACTCTCGCCCGCCGGATGTAGCCGAAACAAAACGGTTGGTCCAGTTCGTTGAAACCGAGAGTCTCGCCGAACTGTGTCGCGTGTTGATCAATTCCAGTGAGTTCCTGTACATCCCATGA
- a CDS encoding sulfatase, with protein sequence MLFIISDDLTSTALSCYGNSVVQTPNIDSLAARGTRFTRAYCQGTYCGPSRASFMSGYYPHATGVLGYKNPRPQIGDRATWSQHFKNNGYYAARVSKIFHMGVPGGIEERGDGRDHDGGNGADDERSWTERFNSPGPEWRAPGDGETLENNADGKKPVVGGNTFVVVEADGDDMVHSDGKTSAKAVELLQQHRDEPFWLGVGFVRPHVPFVAPRSYYSPFKPYQNIQLPEKLVGDWDDIPRPGINYKTSKNMKMDLRRQKKAVGGYYASVAFMDAQVGKVLDGLRRAGLEDNTIVIFTSDHGYHLGEHDFWAKVSLHEESASVPLIISVPGKQPATCDSLVELIDLYPTLSSLCGLDVPTRLQGKDISRMLDDPTVTVREAAFSVAPSSKGFLIREDRWAYLQYEEDGTRGQELFDMNADPKQFTNLATSKEHADTVTRLQTKLAKKLAEVRDNDL encoded by the coding sequence GTGCTGTTCATCATCTCAGATGACCTGACTTCAACAGCACTGTCGTGTTACGGCAACTCCGTCGTTCAAACACCAAACATCGATTCGCTTGCCGCCCGAGGCACGCGTTTCACCCGAGCCTATTGCCAAGGTACTTACTGTGGTCCGTCGCGGGCTTCGTTCATGTCAGGCTACTACCCGCATGCGACGGGTGTGTTGGGATACAAAAATCCGCGTCCTCAAATCGGCGATCGAGCGACTTGGTCCCAGCATTTCAAAAACAACGGTTATTACGCAGCGCGGGTAAGCAAAATTTTTCACATGGGCGTGCCGGGCGGAATCGAAGAACGCGGCGATGGACGTGACCATGACGGCGGCAACGGAGCCGACGATGAACGATCGTGGACTGAGCGATTCAACAGTCCTGGACCGGAATGGAGGGCGCCCGGGGATGGCGAAACGCTGGAAAACAATGCTGATGGCAAGAAGCCCGTCGTGGGCGGAAACACCTTCGTGGTCGTCGAAGCGGATGGTGACGACATGGTCCACAGCGATGGCAAGACGTCGGCCAAAGCGGTCGAGCTGTTGCAACAGCATCGCGACGAACCGTTCTGGTTGGGCGTCGGCTTCGTGCGTCCGCACGTGCCATTCGTCGCACCGAGATCGTATTACTCGCCATTCAAACCGTATCAGAACATTCAGTTGCCAGAAAAACTTGTCGGTGACTGGGACGACATTCCGCGACCGGGCATCAACTACAAAACAAGCAAGAACATGAAAATGGATTTGAGACGGCAAAAGAAAGCGGTCGGCGGCTACTACGCTTCCGTCGCTTTCATGGACGCGCAAGTTGGAAAGGTTTTGGATGGACTGCGCCGCGCCGGACTTGAAGACAACACAATCGTGATCTTCACCAGTGATCATGGCTATCACCTGGGCGAACATGACTTTTGGGCCAAGGTTTCGCTGCATGAGGAATCGGCATCAGTGCCGCTGATCATCAGTGTCCCTGGCAAGCAACCCGCAACCTGCGACAGCCTCGTTGAACTGATAGACCTGTATCCGACTCTATCGAGTCTTTGTGGTTTAGACGTTCCAACGCGTCTGCAAGGCAAGGACATTTCAAGGATGCTTGACGATCCGACCGTGACAGTGCGTGAAGCCGCGTTCAGCGTTGCGCCGTCCAGCAAAGGTTTCCTAATTCGCGAAGACCGCTGGGCGTACTTGCAATACGAAGAGGACGGCACGCGAGGCCAAGAACTCTTTGACATGAACGCCGATCCGAAACAGTTCACGAACTTGGCGACCTCAAAAGAGCACGCCGATACCGTCACAAGACTGCAGACCAAGCTCGCAAAAAAGCTGGCCGAAGTCCGCGACAACGATCTGTAA